In Planctomonas sp. JC2975, the genomic stretch AGCTTCTGCGATGCCGTCGCCCCGCCGGTCGCTCCGTTGCCGTCGAACGCGACCGTGTAGGACGAGGTCGAGGCCGGCTTGGTCGCCGCGTAATCCGCTGCCACCTGGGATGCCGCGATGGGGGCGTTGTAGAAGTTCACGTCGTCGAAGAGGCCATCGACGGAGCCGTCACCCGTGTCGGTGAGGCTGCCCTCCGATCCGAGCGTGAACGGATACTTCATCAGCGTGGACGTCGCGCCGATCGAACTCGACGTGTCGACCGCAGTTCCGTCTTCGTAGGTGGTCACGGTGTTCGCTGCGCGGTCGACGACGGCGGCGAGGTAGTGCCAGGCTCCGTTCGTCGCTCCCGTCGTCGCGGCGACGTACTCCTTCGTGCCGCCGGAGGTGAGCCCCCAGCACGCCTTCAGCGTCGAGTTGCTCGCCGACGTGTTGTAGTAGCTGAAGCCCGGATTGTTGCACGACGCGGTGTTCGCGTCGGCGATCACCGCGGCATCGCTGCTCGTCGAGTTCTGGAAGTACCAGAACTCGAACGAGAAGCTGCCGCTGCCGTCGGTCTTGCCTGCGACCAGCGGCAGCTGGATGACGTTCTTGTTGGCGCTGACGTGCGCCGCGTTGCCGGAGATCCCTGCGGCGTAGGTCGGGATGACACCGCCCCCGGCGACACCGTTGATCCAGGTGCCGTTGTACCCGTTGCCCGACGAGTCGACGACCGTAGATCCGTTGTCGCCGTCGAACGTGTACGACACGAGAGGCTTGACCGCGTCTGCCGGGTCGAAGGTGGTGGCGGCAGAGGCCGACTGGATCCAGCCGAGGCTGATGCCGGCAACGATCAGGAGGATCGCGACGGCGGCGGCGACGAGGAAGCGCAGCCGGATGACAGGTGAGTCGAACGCGCGGCGACTCGCGGACAGGGGGGATGGCGATGCCATGGACGTCTCCAGATGACGTGACTGGTGCGGTCGGATGGGGTGGGTGAGGCGAGAGAAGAGGGACGCCGGATCAGGCTGAGAGCTGAGCGATACGCCCCGCGTACCTGTGCTTCCATCCGGTGCCGGTGTCGGCCGTGATGACCACGTCGTAGTAGCCATCGCTCGTCGGCCACGAGAGCTCCGTCGTCTTTCCCGGCAGCACCCAGAGGGCCTTCGTGCCGCCGTCGTAGTCGTTCGCGGTCACGATGTAGCGCACCTGCTGGAGCCCGTCGTTGTGCAGGGCGAGCTGCACCGTCGGGTTGCTTCCCGCGGAGAGCGAGACGTCGACGCGCGGCACTCCCGCGTTGTTCTGTCCGGCAGGCAGAAGGGTGCCGTGGTGGGAGCGCACGAATCCGTCGGGTCCGTAAACGGTGAAGGCGTACTTGCCGTCGTGCGCCGTGGCATCCCACGAGTACGTCGCCGGGCTGGACGCGGTCACCGTATGAGGCGTGTTCGTGAACGTCTGATACGCGTCGGGGAAGGCCTGGAGGCTGACCGCCTTGCCCGTCCGACCGCCGACCAGGCTGAGGTTCGCGGTCACGGTTCCCGTGGCGCGGTCCTCCGCGAAGGTGCCGTGCGGGTGATACGAGAGCGGCCGGTGCCGGAGCGTGCCGCCCTCCCACTTGTCGGCGGCGGGAACCTGCGTGCCGATCGTGCCGCCCGCGCGGGCGATCTGCACGAGCGCCTCGGTGTCGGGCAGCGACGGGGTGTCGAACACGGGGTTCGCGAAGTCCATCGCGCTCGTCAAGTCGCCGCTGATCCCGCGCCGCCAGTCGGTGATGGTGGTGCTCGTCGCCGGCGTTCCGATCGCGGCCGTCCAGGTCTCCAGGAACCGGATGATCGAGGTGTGGTCGAACGTCTCGGTGCTGACCCAGCCGCCGCGCGTCCACGGGGAGACGAGGATGCCAGGAACGCGGGCCCCGTATCCGAGCGGCGTGCTGCCGGAATACTCGCCGGCCGTGCCGACTTCCGCGTACGGCGGGAGCACGTGGTCGAAGTATCCGTCGTTCTCGTCGAACGTCATGATCAGGAGCGTGCTCTTCCACAGCTCCTCGTTGGACTGCAGAGTCTGGATGACCTTGTTGCTGAAGTGGGCGCCGTGCTCGGGGTTCGCCGACGGGTGCTCGCACCATCCGTACGGCGCCACGATCCACGACACCTGCGGGAGCGGATACGCCGCGTCGGGCCTGCAGGCGTCGATGAAGTCGGCGAGCACGGCGTCCAGGTTGTCGTCGCTGTCGTTGTTCGCGGCGCCGCTCGCCGCATAGGGCGCGGATCCCGCACGCCACACGACACCCGTCCCCGGCGCGTTCTTCACCGCGTCCGCGCGGTTCGCGAGGTCGGTAGCGGTCGATCCCGAGGTGGTGAAGGTGGCGAAGCCGCGGATCGGGTTGTCCGTATAGTCGCCCACCCAGCTGCTGCCGTTGTTGCTGTTGTCCACGTAGGTGCGCCACGAGACGCCCGCCGCCTGCAGCGCCTCCGGATAGGTCTGCCACGCGCGCGTGCCGTTCGACTCCCCTCCGTTGTCGGTCACGCCGTTCGACGTGCCCGTCCAGTGATAGAGACGGTTCGGGGTGGTGGGACCCATGAGCGAGCAGTGCCAGTTGTCGCAGATCGTGTAGGCGCTGGCGAGCGACCACTGCCACGGGATCTCCTCGCCCGTGACGTACTGCATGGTTGCGGCGCCCTTCGAGCTGACCCAGTTGTTGTAGCGTCCGCTCGACCAGGCGGAGAGCCCGCCGGAGTAGGAGTGGTCGAGCCCCGTCGTGGTGCCGGCGACCGTGGTCACGCGCGCCGGCTTGACGACCGACGTCCCGTTGGGCTGCGAGAAGACGTCGGTGCCGTTCGGGAACGTCAGCGCCTGCTTGTCGTCGAATCCGCGTACCCCGGGCAGTGCGCCGTAGTAGTGATCAAAGGCTCGGTTCTCCTGGATCAGGATGACGACGTGCTTGACATCCGTGATGTCGCCCTTGAACCCGGCGGGGAGTGCTGCCGGTGCGGCGCCGGCCGCCGCCGGCTGCAGCGTCGCGGCCGCCGCGCCGCCGAGCACCGCCGCCCCACCGAGCAACCCCATCGCTTTGAGCATGCCGCGGCGGGACAACCCGGACGTCAGGACCGCCTCGGGGACGGTCTTCCTGCGCTGGTACGGATCAGGGGTGAAGGGGGTCGGCTCGCTCGACATCGTGTTCCTCGGCTCGAAGGTCTTGTGACGGCGCCCAGCCGACCAAAGCCCGGCGAACCGGCGGTGAACGCGAGCGGTCCAGCGCCCTCCGGGACGCCGCTTCAGGCTGATTGGCCCGCCAACTGCGCACACTGGGCGACGACGCGCCGCTTCGGGTCGCGTCGCGCTGGGCGGTTCACGCCAAGGTGCGCGTGCTCTCCCCCGCCTCGACCTCGAACGCGATGACGTCCGCCTGGTACCGGTCGACGCCGAGTTCGACGGTCCTGTCGTCACGTGCGGTCGTGATCCGTGTGACCTGCAGCAGCGGGGCGGAGCGACGCACGCCGAGCAGCGCCGCGTCTTCGGTGGAGGCGGGCACGGCCTCGATGCGGTGCGTTCCGGATGCCACGTGGATGCCGGCTTCCGCAAGCGCGGCGGTCGTCGAGGAGACATCGTCGGGCATGGCGTCGATCAACGCGGACAGCCAAGGAGCCCACGTGGATCGTTCGACCATCACGGCGCGCCCGCCGAGCGTGCGCACCCTGGTGAACGTCGGCAGCGGTTCGCCCAGTCGGATTCCGAGCACCCGCGCCTCCCTGGCATCGGCGGGCCGGCGTGCGCGGCCGGTGATGAGGCCGCCGGCCTCGAGACCCCCGGCCGAAGCCCACTGGGCGAAGGAGAGCATGCGATCGAATCCTTGCGTGCGGTGTCCGGCTCGCACGTGCCATCCTTCGCGCGGCCTCGACTCGAGGAGGGACTGCCTGGCCAAGCGGACGAGCGCGGTGCGCACCTTCGCCCTGGTCGTGCCGTACTCCCTGGCGAGCGCTGCCTCGGAGGGAAGGCGTCCGACAGGGCCGAATTCCCCATCGAGGATGCGCCGCCGCAGGTCGGCTGCGACCTCCGGATGGCCGGCATCCGCAGGCCGGAAGCTGTCCTCGCCCCCTGGATGAGCGATGTCCACCCGGTGCATCCCCGCTCCCACTATCCGCCCGTCGGCGGCTCAGGATACCCTGGCTGTATGGCTGAGTTGCGACTCGAGGAACTGTCCGCGTCGAACATCTCCGCGGCGAACGCGCTCACTTTGAAGCCGGGCCAGGAGCAGTTCATCACGCCCGTGTCGTACTCGGCGGCCGCAGCGGTCAACGACCCGTCGATGACCTGGCAGCGCGTGGTGATCGACGGCGACGAGGTCGTCGGATTCATCATGGGCAGCTTCGATCCGGATGCCGACGACGAGTTCCGCTCCATACTCTGGCGCATCAACGTCGACGCGTCCGACCAGGGTCGGGGCGTCGGCACGTTCGCCGTCGACGCCCTCGCGGCCGAGGCGCGCCGTCGCGGCCACGACAAGCTCTTCGTCATCTGGGAGTACGGCGAGCTCGGGCCGGAGACGTTCTTCCTCCGCGCCGGCTTCTCGCCGGTCGGCGAGACGCAGTACGGCGAGGCCATCGGCTCGCTGGACCTCTGATCCCCCGCGCATCCGAAGGGCGTCCTCCGCGGAGACGCGCCTCCGATCCCGAAGCCGAAGCCGATCCTGACGCCGAAACAGCCTCTGCGGCCGGGGGGATGCCTGGGCTCGCCGACTCCTTCGTTGAGGCCGTCCTCGAGTTGGTCGCCGAGATACCGGCCGGCCGGGTGATGACGTACGGAGGCGTGGCCGCCTCGCTCGGATCCCGTGGAGCCCGCGTCGTCGGTCAGGTGATGGCGCGCTACGGATCGGATGTGCCGTGGTGGCGCGTCATCCGTGCGTCCGGGCAGCCCCCGGTCGGACACGAGGAGCGCGCGCTGGCCCACTACCTCGACGAGCGGACGCCGCTGGCCGGCATGACCGCCGACCAGGCGTCGAGGACGGGAGCGGCCGACAGGATCCGCGTCGACCTGTCAACGGCGCGCTGGTCACCGGACTTCCGCTGACCTCCGGCCGGCCGCGCACATCGATGCCCGCTCGCCGGGGCACAAGGCGGACCGCTCGTCCCCCGATGAGGTGGCGTTGTTATCGATGCCATCCGCGACATCCACCGGTACCATCGGTCCCGTGAAAGGGATGAAGGCACCCGGCATGACCGATGTCGCGCGCCTCGCCGGCGTCTCGGCGCAGACGGTCTCGCGCACTCTCAGCGGATCTCCCAACGTGCAGCAGGCCACTCGAGCGAAGGTCCTCGCTGCGGTCGAACAGCTGGGGTACCGACGCAACAGCGCCGCCAGGGCGCTGTCGTCGGGAAGGAGCCGCACGATTGGCGTTGTGACGCTGCAGACGGGGTTCGCGTCGCGCACCGCTCTGACCGTGGGTATCGAGACAGCGGCCAGCGATGCCGGTTATGCGGTCTCGACGGCGACGACCGCCTCCCTCGAGGCCGGCGCGATCGAGGCCGCGCTCTCGCGCCTGGCCGACCAGGCCGTAGAGGGGATCGTGCTGGCGGTGCCACTCATCTCGCCCAACCACGCGATCGACGCACTCACCCGAGCCGTCCCCACCGTCGCCATCGACGGTTCCCGGACGCCGTCGACGGAGGTCCTGGCCGTCGACCAGCGGGCACTCGGCGCGATGGCCACGCGCCACCTGCTGGAACTGGGGCACGAGAACGTCTGGCACGTCGGCGGTCCGCCGGAGTGGCTGGACGCCGTTCGCCGCGCGGAAGGCTGGCGCTCAGAACTGGAGGAGGCGGGAATCGTGCCGCCGCCGGAGCTTCCCGGCGATTGGTCGCCCGGGTCCGGGCACCGAGCGGGTCTGATCCTCGGCCGGATTCCCGACGCGACCGCCGTCTTCGTCGCCAGCGACGAGATGGCTTTCGGCCTGATCCGCGGCCTCGCAGAGAGCGGACGGCGCGTTCCCGACGACGTCTCCGTCATCGGCATCGACGACATCCCGCTCGCCGCGTACTGCTCCCCGCCCCTGACGACCATCGCGCAGCCGTTCGCCGATGTCGGCAGGCTCGCAGTGCAGCATCTGCTGCACTCGATCGCCCATCCTGAGACACCGCACCTCGACCAGGTGGTGAAGCCCGCGCTCGTCGTGCGCGCGAGCACGGCGCGGCCGCACGGCGAGCGTCCCTAGCGTTCCCGCGTCGCCGTGTTGCGCGCCGTCGGCCACCCCGATGTCGTTCCGGTTGGCATCGCTGCCGCGAACGGACATGCGATTCGCTCAGATCACTGACGTTTCGGATCAGCCCCCTGGTGTTATCGATGCCATTGGACGTACCGTGATCGGGTCAGACACTCGGGCGGCCCCCGACGATGAAGTGAGGAAGGCCATGACATTCCACATCCGACATCTGCAACGCCCAGCGCTCGTGGGCGGCATAGCGATCGCCGCGACTGCGGCGCTGTGCCTCACGGGAGGCCTTGCGGCGAGCGCGACCACAGGCTCGGGCACGGCTCCCCAGTACACGGTGACCACGGGCTCGCTCGGCGACTTCGGCAATCCGGACGACACTCCTGCCAGCCCGTTCATCGACTCCGACGGAACGTTCTACTACAGCGAGTCGCACTCGCTCTACGGTGCGAACGATCCGAGGGAATGGACGTTCTACAAGGGCACCACGATGGATGACGCGCAGCCGGACAACGCGCTGAACACCGCGGCGAATCCCGCCGATCCGTCCGACGCGAACAATGACACGACAGCGCGCTGCAACAACAGCCCGACGGGACTGACCTCCACGTACGCTCCGGCCGGATCCGGATATGCGCAGCGCAATTACTGCGACCTCACCCAGCAGTGGGTCGATCCCGACACCGGCGATTGGTACGGCCTCGTGCACAACGAGTTCACGCCGCAGCCGTTCGGCGACGGACTGCACTACGACGCACTCGACTTCGCGGTGTCCAAGGATCACGGACAGACCTGGACCATCGAGGGCCACGCCATCACCTCGCCGTACAGCACCACGCGCGGCGACACCGCCGCGTTCCCGCGGGAGACCTACTACTACGGCGACGGCGACCCACGGCTCTACGTCGACACGGCATCCGGGTACTTCTACGTCTATTACGGCTCCCGCGTCGTCGACAAGAACGGCAGCTGGAAGGCGTTCTACGAGCACGTCGCCCGTGCGCCGATCGCCGACAAGATGGCGACCGGCTCGTGGCAGAAGTGGTACGACGGCACCTGGAAGCAGCCGGGCGTCGGCGGCAAGGAGAGCAACCTCGTTCCCGTGAGCTCGACGAACACGAACGGCTACACGCCTGCCGCGAACGAGTACAACCCAGCGACACCGGGAACCGCATCGCAGCAGATCGCCGCTGGGCTCATGCCGGCGACCTCCCCGCTGTTCGTGATGGACGTCACGTACGACGCGTACCTCGGGCTCTACATCGGTGAGCCGCAGAACCCCGACCAGAGCGGCAACGCCCCTCAGCAGTACTACGCCACGAAGAACCTGGCCACCCAGAAGTGGTTCCTGCTCGGCGACTCCGGTAGCTCGTTCACGACGGCGTCGTGGTACCGCTGGTTCATCGACCCCGCGAACGCGACGAGCACCTCGATCGTGGGCAAGACGTTCCGCTCCTACTGCGCCTGGGCCTGCGCTGACGGTTCCGACGGCGACTACGCCAACGTGACCGTCGACTCGTCGTCGCCTGCCGCGACCGTCGACACGTCCGTTTCGTACCGCATCGCAACGGGCAACGGTCTGGAACTCGCCCAGGTACCAGGCCGTTCCTCGACCACGTCGACGAAGAAGGGGCACTCGGCGCTCGGCGCCTGGCGCTTCTCCTCGACGGGCGATGGCGCCTACACGATCACCAACGTCGCGACAGGCAAGCGGCTCGGCGTCGACTCGTCGTCGACCGCGAGCCGCGCATGGGGAACCGCGCCGTCGGTGCAGTCCGCTTCGACCTCGGTCGGACAGCAGTGGTTCGTCGTTTCCGCCACGTCGCCCAGCACCGGCGAGGCGACCGGAACCGTGCGGCTCGTGAACCGGTACAGCGGGCTCGTGCTCGCGCTGACCGGATCGGGCGCCGGCACCGCACCGGGCCGCTCCTGGGACGCGACCTCCGCGAACCCGGTGGACACCGCTCCGCTCGTCTCTCAGCAGACCGTCTCGCTCGTGAAGACGCCGAACGGTGGCCACAGCTGATCTGCGACGGATGATCGATGACGACGCGCCCCCGCCCGTACCAGCGAGCGGGGGCGCTTCGCGTGCATCGTGGGATGCGCTGCGTCGGCGTCAGCCGACGGTGCTCCCGTCAGTGGTTCGGATCTGCGGGCTGGGCGTCCAGCGTCCGCTGCGGCACGAGCCAGCGTGCGATGTGGATGCCCGTCGCCACGAACACGATGCCCCACGCGGCGATGGCCAGCCACAGGAAGATGCGGCCGGTCCAGGCGACGACGGGGAGGGCATCCGCTTCGCCGAGGTTGATGCCGCAGACGGCATACATGCCGAGCGGGAACACGATGCTCCACAGCGCCGGCTCGTAGCGGAGCGGGACGCGGTGCGTGATGTGGCGCCACCAGCCGACGGCCACGAGCACCGGGATGAGCCAGGTCGCGAACGACCAGAACACCACGGATCCGCCCGCCGCGAGGCCCGTCGTCACCTCCGTCATCGGGGTGGACTTCATCTCGACCACCTTCGAGCCCGCCAGCACCGTGATGGATGCCGCCCCCATCGCCACCCAGTACGGCGGCCCCATGGTCTCAGGGGTGATGCCGTGCACGAGCAGCCGGATCACGACGGCGATGCCGATGATGGCGTAGAGGATGATGCCGACGCTCCACGACGCGAACGCGATGATCGACAGGAACGCGCGGATCGGCGGCAGCGACGGCTCGAGCGTTGCGGACAGCACGGCGACGGACTGACAGGCGACGGCCCAGACGAACCACGATCCGTTCATGCCGCTGAGCGTCTCGGCACCCCGCCTCTGCAGGATCACCGCCCACGGCACCGCATAGCCCAGCACGAGCCAGACGACGCACGACAGGGCCAGCAGAGCCGTCGAGAAGACCAGGTCGTCGTCGAGCGCAAGGCGCGTGCCCAGCACATTCGTGCCCGCGACGAACGTGAAGAAGAAGAACGCCACCTGCGGCGACCGGAAGTCGCGAGAGACCTCGTGCGGATAGCGGATGATGCGCCACGCGTTCAGCACCACCAGCAGCACGTACGCCGCGGCGGCGATGACGAGCAGCACCTCGGACGCGACGTCGAACCCCTCGGCGTGCAACCCGACGGAGAGGATGCCCGTGGCCATGACGAGCGCGAAGTACCCGGGCGGCAACGTGCGTACGGTAGCGCGCACCCGCGACGGAAAGCCCTGGGTCACGGAGACAGCTTATGCCCGGGCCTGTCGGCATCGCCGTCGCCGGATACTTCGCGGCATTCAGTTCCGGCGGTCAAGACCGCAACCTATGTCGTCGCGATCGCGTGCATCGTTGCGTCGGGGGACGCCGGGATCCGTACGTGGCGGGCGGACCCCAGAGGCGGCAGCGGACCGAAGAGTCCGCCGCCACCCTCTGAGCGACCGCCCGGTCTTTCACACCAGCGAGTCGCGCCAGGCTGCGTGCAGCTGGGCGAAACGGCCGGTGCCGGCGATGAGGTCCGACGGCGCGCCGTCCTCGACCACCTTGCCGTGCTCCATGACGAGCACGCGGTCCGCGATCGCCACGGTCGAGAGACGGTGCGCGATGATCAGGGCCGTTCGGTCCTTCAGCAGCGTCTGCAGCGCCTCCTGCACCAGCCGCTCGCTCGGGATGTCCAGCGAACTCGTGGCCTCATCGAGGATGAGGACCGACGGGTTCGCCAGGAACGCCCGAGCGAACGAGATCAGCTGACGCTGACCCGCCGAGACGCGGCCGCCGCGCTTGTTCACATCCGTGTCGTATCCGTCCGGCAGGCTCTCGATGAACGCGCCGGCGCCCACCGCCTCCGCGGCCGCGCGGATCTCGTCCGGCGTCGCATCCGGCTTGCCGAGGGCGATGTTGTCGGCCACGGTTCCGGAGAACAGATACGCCTCCTGCGTGACCATCACGATCGCACGGCGCAGGTCCTTCGGATGCAGGTCCCTCAGGTCGACGCCGTCGAGCGTGACAGCGCCCTTCGTCGGGTCGTAGAACCGAGCGATGAGCTTGGCCAGCGTCGACTTGCCGGCACCGGTGGATCCGACGAGCGCGATGGTCTGCCCTGCCGGCACGTCGAGCGCGAACTCCGGGAGGATGACGCGATCCTTCTTGTACGCGAACGTCACGTCGTCGAAGACCACGTGACCCTTCGACTGCCACAGGTCGACCGGGTGCGCCGGATCCGGCACGCTCGGCTCCTCTTCCAGAACACCTGAGATCTTCTCGAGCGCGGCCGCGGCCGACTGGTAGGAGTTGTAGAACATGGCCATCTCCTCCATCGGGTCGAAGAACCGACGGGTGTAGAGCAGCACGGCCAGCAGGATGCCGATGGGCAGCGCGCCGGACGCCACGCGGAATCCGCCGACGAGCAGCACGATCGCCACCGTCACGTTGCCGATGAGCACCAGCCCCGGATCGAAGATTCCGAACAGCTGGATGGTCTTCGCGTTGACGTCGCGGTAGTCCTCGACGAGGTCGCCGAATTCCTTCTCGTTGCGCTTCTCCTTGCGGAACGCCTTCACGGCGCGGATTCCCGTCATGGTCTCCACGAAGTGCACGATGAGCTTCGCGGATGCCACTCGCGAGCGCCGGAACAGCACCTGCGACCGCTTCTGGAACCACCGCGTCAAGAAGTACAGCGGCACCAGCGAGACGAACAGGATCACGCCGGACACCCAGTCGTTGATGAACATGAACACCGCGATGAATCCGGAGTACAGCACACCCTGCACGAGCTGGTTGATGCCCGAGTCGAGCAGCTCGCGGATGGAGTCCAGGTCGCTCGTCTGCCGCGAGATGATGCGGCCGGACGTGTACGACTCGTGGAACTCCAGGCTGAGTCGCTGCGTGTGCAGGAACACCCGCTTGCGCAGGTCGAACAGGATCGCCTGGCTGATCCGCGCCGACTGCACCGTGTACCACGAGACGGTGACCGCGCCGACGATGCCCGTCGCAAGGTACGCGGCACCGGTGAGCGCGATGGGCCACCAGTCTTGCGTCTTCAGCGCTGAGATGCCCTGGTCGATGCCGATGCCGATCAGTGTCGGCCCGATCACCTGAGCGAGCGTGGAGACCACGATCACGACCAGCGCGAACGCGACCTTGCCCCGCACGGGGCGCATCAGCACCCCGAGCAGTGCGAGCGACCGGCGCCGGATCTGCCGCGACTCCGCTTTCGTGAAGTCGTTGCGCTCCTCGCCGGTGACGCCCTGAACAGTTGCCGTGCTCACAGGTTCACCTCCCTGAGAATCTCGTCCTCTTCGTCGTCCTCGAGACTCGAGATGACGAATCTGTAGTGTTCGTTGGTCGCCAACAGGTCGTGGTGGGTGCCGACCGCGGTGATCCGCCCGTCCTCGAGCAGCGCGACGCGGTCGGCCAGCATGACCGTCGACGGGCGGTGCGCCACGACGAGGGCCGTCGTGGAGGCCAGCACCCTGCGGAGCGCAGCCTCGACGAGGGCCTCCGTGTCGACATCCAGGGCCGACAGCGGGTCGTCCAGCACGAGCACCTCGGGGTTCGCGGCGACCGCTCGCGCGAGCGCGAGCCGCTGCCGCTGGCCGCCGGAGAGGCTCAGCCCCTCCTCGCCCACCTTGGTGTCCACGCCCTCCGGCAGGTCGTACGCGAAGCCCGCCTGGGCGACCTCGAGGGCCTCGGTGAGCACGGCATCCGCCCGCTTCTTCGTGGTGTCGTCGTCGCCGACCAGGTCGGCGCGGCCGAGCAGCACGTTGTCGCGCACCGACGCGGAGAACAGCGTCGCGTCCTCGAACGCCATGGCGACGTGCGTGCGCAGCTCGCCCCTGGTGAGGTCGCGGATGTCGACGCCGTCGAGCGTGATGGAACCGCCCGTCACGTCGTACAGCCGCGTGGTCAGGGCGGTCAGCGTCGACTTGCCGCTGCCGGTCAGGCCGACCAGCGCCATGGTCTCCCCCGGCTCGAGCTCGAGTTCGATGCCGGCCAGCAGATCGGGATACCCCTCAGGGGTGTCCGCATACCTGAAGCGCGCGTCGTTGAACTTCAGCCTGCCCAGTGGATGCTCGATCGTCTTCGGGTGCTCCGGGTCGCCGATCGTGTTCGGCGTGTTCATCACGTCGAAGAAACGGTCGGCCGCGGTGCGCGTGTCGAACGTCATCGAGAGCAGGAATCCGATCGACTCGATCGGGAACCGCAGCACGGTCGCCGTCGCGAAGAACGCG encodes the following:
- a CDS encoding alkaline phosphatase family protein; translated protein: MSSEPTPFTPDPYQRRKTVPEAVLTSGLSRRGMLKAMGLLGGAAVLGGAAAATLQPAAAGAAPAALPAGFKGDITDVKHVVILIQENRAFDHYYGALPGVRGFDDKQALTFPNGTDVFSQPNGTSVVKPARVTTVAGTTTGLDHSYSGGLSAWSSGRYNNWVSSKGAATMQYVTGEEIPWQWSLASAYTICDNWHCSLMGPTTPNRLYHWTGTSNGVTDNGGESNGTRAWQTYPEALQAAGVSWRTYVDNSNNGSSWVGDYTDNPIRGFATFTTSGSTATDLANRADAVKNAPGTGVVWRAGSAPYAASGAANNDSDDNLDAVLADFIDACRPDAAYPLPQVSWIVAPYGWCEHPSANPEHGAHFSNKVIQTLQSNEELWKSTLLIMTFDENDGYFDHVLPPYAEVGTAGEYSGSTPLGYGARVPGILVSPWTRGGWVSTETFDHTSIIRFLETWTAAIGTPATSTTITDWRRGISGDLTSAMDFANPVFDTPSLPDTEALVQIARAGGTIGTQVPAADKWEGGTLRHRPLSYHPHGTFAEDRATGTVTANLSLVGGRTGKAVSLQAFPDAYQTFTNTPHTVTASSPATYSWDATAHDGKYAFTVYGPDGFVRSHHGTLLPAGQNNAGVPRVDVSLSAGSNPTVQLALHNDGLQQVRYIVTANDYDGGTKALWVLPGKTTELSWPTSDGYYDVVITADTGTGWKHRYAGRIAQLSA
- a CDS encoding GntR family transcriptional regulator; translated protein: MDIAHPGGEDSFRPADAGHPEVAADLRRRILDGEFGPVGRLPSEAALAREYGTTRAKVRTALVRLARQSLLESRPREGWHVRAGHRTQGFDRMLSFAQWASAGGLEAGGLITGRARRPADAREARVLGIRLGEPLPTFTRVRTLGGRAVMVERSTWAPWLSALIDAMPDDVSSTTAALAEAGIHVASGTHRIEAVPASTEDAALLGVRRSAPLLQVTRITTARDDRTVELGVDRYQADVIAFEVEAGESTRTLA
- a CDS encoding GNAT family N-acetyltransferase — encoded protein: MAELRLEELSASNISAANALTLKPGQEQFITPVSYSAAAAVNDPSMTWQRVVIDGDEVVGFIMGSFDPDADDEFRSILWRINVDASDQGRGVGTFAVDALAAEARRRGHDKLFVIWEYGELGPETFFLRAGFSPVGETQYGEAIGSLDL
- a CDS encoding MGMT family protein produces the protein MPGLADSFVEAVLELVAEIPAGRVMTYGGVAASLGSRGARVVGQVMARYGSDVPWWRVIRASGQPPVGHEERALAHYLDERTPLAGMTADQASRTGAADRIRVDLSTARWSPDFR
- a CDS encoding LacI family DNA-binding transcriptional regulator, giving the protein MKAPGMTDVARLAGVSAQTVSRTLSGSPNVQQATRAKVLAAVEQLGYRRNSAARALSSGRSRTIGVVTLQTGFASRTALTVGIETAASDAGYAVSTATTASLEAGAIEAALSRLADQAVEGIVLAVPLISPNHAIDALTRAVPTVAIDGSRTPSTEVLAVDQRALGAMATRHLLELGHENVWHVGGPPEWLDAVRRAEGWRSELEEAGIVPPPELPGDWSPGSGHRAGLILGRIPDATAVFVASDEMAFGLIRGLAESGRRVPDDVSVIGIDDIPLAAYCSPPLTTIAQPFADVGRLAVQHLLHSIAHPETPHLDQVVKPALVVRASTARPHGERP
- a CDS encoding RICIN domain-containing protein; protein product: MTFHIRHLQRPALVGGIAIAATAALCLTGGLAASATTGSGTAPQYTVTTGSLGDFGNPDDTPASPFIDSDGTFYYSESHSLYGANDPREWTFYKGTTMDDAQPDNALNTAANPADPSDANNDTTARCNNSPTGLTSTYAPAGSGYAQRNYCDLTQQWVDPDTGDWYGLVHNEFTPQPFGDGLHYDALDFAVSKDHGQTWTIEGHAITSPYSTTRGDTAAFPRETYYYGDGDPRLYVDTASGYFYVYYGSRVVDKNGSWKAFYEHVARAPIADKMATGSWQKWYDGTWKQPGVGGKESNLVPVSSTNTNGYTPAANEYNPATPGTASQQIAAGLMPATSPLFVMDVTYDAYLGLYIGEPQNPDQSGNAPQQYYATKNLATQKWFLLGDSGSSFTTASWYRWFIDPANATSTSIVGKTFRSYCAWACADGSDGDYANVTVDSSSPAATVDTSVSYRIATGNGLELAQVPGRSSTTSTKKGHSALGAWRFSSTGDGAYTITNVATGKRLGVDSSSTASRAWGTAPSVQSASTSVGQQWFVVSATSPSTGEATGTVRLVNRYSGLVLALTGSGAGTAPGRSWDATSANPVDTAPLVSQQTVSLVKTPNGGHS
- a CDS encoding tellurite resistance/C4-dicarboxylate transporter family protein, encoding MTQGFPSRVRATVRTLPPGYFALVMATGILSVGLHAEGFDVASEVLLVIAAAAYVLLVVLNAWRIIRYPHEVSRDFRSPQVAFFFFTFVAGTNVLGTRLALDDDLVFSTALLALSCVVWLVLGYAVPWAVILQRRGAETLSGMNGSWFVWAVACQSVAVLSATLEPSLPPIRAFLSIIAFASWSVGIILYAIIGIAVVIRLLVHGITPETMGPPYWVAMGAASITVLAGSKVVEMKSTPMTEVTTGLAAGGSVVFWSFATWLIPVLVAVGWWRHITHRVPLRYEPALWSIVFPLGMYAVCGINLGEADALPVVAWTGRIFLWLAIAAWGIVFVATGIHIARWLVPQRTLDAQPADPNH
- a CDS encoding ABC transporter ATP-binding protein: MSTATVQGVTGEERNDFTKAESRQIRRRSLALLGVLMRPVRGKVAFALVVIVVSTLAQVIGPTLIGIGIDQGISALKTQDWWPIALTGAAYLATGIVGAVTVSWYTVQSARISQAILFDLRKRVFLHTQRLSLEFHESYTSGRIISRQTSDLDSIRELLDSGINQLVQGVLYSGFIAVFMFINDWVSGVILFVSLVPLYFLTRWFQKRSQVLFRRSRVASAKLIVHFVETMTGIRAVKAFRKEKRNEKEFGDLVEDYRDVNAKTIQLFGIFDPGLVLIGNVTVAIVLLVGGFRVASGALPIGILLAVLLYTRRFFDPMEEMAMFYNSYQSAAAALEKISGVLEEEPSVPDPAHPVDLWQSKGHVVFDDVTFAYKKDRVILPEFALDVPAGQTIALVGSTGAGKSTLAKLIARFYDPTKGAVTLDGVDLRDLHPKDLRRAIVMVTQEAYLFSGTVADNIALGKPDATPDEIRAAAEAVGAGAFIESLPDGYDTDVNKRGGRVSAGQRQLISFARAFLANPSVLILDEATSSLDIPSERLVQEALQTLLKDRTALIIAHRLSTVAIADRVLVMEHGKVVEDGAPSDLIAGTGRFAQLHAAWRDSLV